One Lacunisphaera limnophila DNA window includes the following coding sequences:
- a CDS encoding SCO family protein, with translation MKPRYSSAAAAVACVLMVAAGCAKKAEPAASAPVAGTTPAVPVEVRHALTGEILKADPASSALLVTHDEIKGYMPAMTMEFKVSAADLANAQPGQRIRAELVERGGDYWLEKIWPDDTVTRTSLDAAAKALAQDTAMRGKEAYREIGEVLPTFTLLDQAGRAVPASRFRGKQVVLNFIFTRCPIATMCPAATLRMGQLQAAARAAGAKDFELVSISLDPEYDTPGVLRDYAETRGLDTSNWSFLTGPDAAVRHLLAQLGVIREFEGATIKHTLATVLINEEGRIIHREDGSVWRVDDFVRRLKKG, from the coding sequence ATGAAGCCGAGGTATTCGTCCGCCGCCGCCGCCGTCGCATGCGTCCTTATGGTCGCGGCCGGGTGTGCGAAAAAAGCGGAGCCGGCGGCATCCGCCCCCGTTGCTGGCACCACGCCGGCGGTCCCGGTGGAGGTCCGCCACGCCCTGACGGGGGAGATCCTCAAGGCGGATCCCGCGAGCTCGGCGCTGCTCGTGACGCACGACGAGATCAAGGGGTACATGCCGGCCATGACGATGGAGTTCAAGGTGTCCGCGGCCGACCTGGCCAACGCCCAGCCCGGCCAGCGCATCCGTGCGGAGCTGGTGGAGCGCGGCGGGGACTACTGGCTCGAGAAGATCTGGCCCGACGACACCGTGACCCGGACATCGCTCGACGCGGCGGCCAAGGCCCTTGCCCAGGACACGGCGATGCGCGGCAAGGAGGCCTACCGGGAGATCGGCGAGGTGCTGCCGACCTTCACGCTGCTCGACCAGGCCGGGCGGGCGGTGCCGGCCAGCCGGTTCCGCGGCAAGCAAGTCGTCCTCAATTTCATTTTCACGCGCTGCCCGATCGCCACGATGTGCCCCGCGGCGACGCTGCGGATGGGGCAATTGCAGGCCGCGGCGCGCGCGGCCGGCGCGAAGGATTTTGAACTGGTCTCCATCTCGCTCGACCCGGAGTACGACACCCCCGGGGTGCTGCGGGACTACGCCGAGACGCGCGGGCTGGACACGTCGAACTGGTCGTTCCTCACCGGGCCCGACGCGGCCGTGCGGCACCTGCTGGCGCAGCTCGGTGTGATCCGGGAGTTCGAGGGGGCCACGATCAAGCACACGCTGGCCACCGTGCTCATCAATGAGGAGG
- a CDS encoding COX15/CtaA family protein, with the protein MSRTPTYKPALAWFAALGSLWVFVLVALGALTTTIGAGMAFPDWPLSNGSVNPPGWLTELDKFAEHSHRLSGAVMGLVTIGLAVWLHLREERRWLRRLGWWALGIVIFQGLIGGKRVLLDTIGVPGFDMTLGQMLRLPHGMLAQVYVCVLFAIVAGLSRPWIENTLGQAGPRVRALGWWCMVLLFVQLGVAVTMRHNYAGMVIPTFPLSTPDGALLPAAWDYRVALQFTHRVMAALIGLGVAVYGHFLWREKTLHPLVRGGSLVLIALVALQIFLGAKIIWTGRSVTMTTGHVVIGALTLATTFVVVFLTRRDSVEGRTA; encoded by the coding sequence ATGTCCCGCACCCCCACCTACAAGCCCGCCCTCGCCTGGTTCGCCGCCCTCGGCAGCCTCTGGGTCTTCGTGCTCGTGGCGCTCGGCGCCCTGACCACCACGATCGGCGCCGGCATGGCCTTCCCCGACTGGCCCCTGTCCAACGGCTCGGTCAACCCCCCGGGCTGGCTGACTGAGCTGGACAAGTTCGCCGAGCACTCGCACCGCCTCTCCGGCGCCGTCATGGGCCTCGTCACCATCGGGCTCGCCGTCTGGCTCCACCTGCGGGAGGAGCGCCGCTGGCTCCGCCGGCTCGGCTGGTGGGCGCTCGGCATCGTGATTTTCCAGGGCCTGATCGGCGGCAAGCGCGTGCTGCTCGACACCATTGGCGTGCCGGGTTTCGACATGACCCTCGGCCAGATGCTGCGCCTGCCCCACGGCATGCTGGCTCAGGTCTATGTGTGCGTGCTCTTCGCCATCGTCGCGGGGTTGTCGCGTCCGTGGATCGAGAACACCCTCGGCCAGGCCGGCCCGCGCGTGCGCGCGCTGGGCTGGTGGTGCATGGTGCTGCTCTTCGTCCAGCTCGGCGTGGCCGTGACCATGCGCCACAACTACGCCGGCATGGTCATCCCCACCTTCCCGCTCTCCACGCCCGACGGCGCCCTGCTCCCGGCGGCCTGGGATTACCGCGTGGCCCTGCAGTTCACCCACCGCGTGATGGCCGCGCTGATCGGTCTCGGGGTGGCGGTGTACGGCCACTTCCTCTGGCGGGAAAAGACCCTCCACCCGCTGGTGCGGGGCGGCAGCCTGGTGCTGATCGCGCTGGTGGCCCTGCAGATTTTCCTCGGGGCCAAGATCATCTGGACGGGCCGGAGCGTGACGATGACCACCGGGCACGTGGTGATCGGGGCGCTGACGCTGGCGACGACTTTTGTGGTGGTTTTCCTCACGCGGCGTGATTCCGTCGAGGGCCGCACCGCATGA
- the cyoE gene encoding heme o synthase — protein MTDTATPSLTEAPQATWRHYLELTKPRLSFMSVITAMVGYLAAVPYSYWDLKRTLLVVLGTALCAGGVAALNMWMEGDTDAKMQRTAGRPIPAGIIMPGSAFVVGWVLCIAGLAVLFKLVNGMSAFLALATIVAYLAIYTPAKRWSRWNTELGAISGALPPLIGWAAAGRSNPALGWTMFAILFTWQMPHFFALAWTYRKDYAAAGMPMLSVVDPSGRKVSRWTFIWTVLLVASSLMPTLLGYCTWYYGTAAALLGLWFLRAAFLFLDPAKRETLARRVFLISIAYLPLLLTALVADRMIFKL, from the coding sequence ATGACCGACACCGCCACCCCGTCCCTGACCGAAGCCCCCCAGGCGACCTGGCGGCATTATCTCGAGCTGACCAAGCCGCGTCTGAGCTTCATGTCGGTGATCACCGCCATGGTCGGCTACCTGGCGGCGGTCCCCTACTCTTACTGGGATTTGAAGCGTACCCTGCTGGTCGTGCTCGGCACGGCGCTGTGCGCGGGCGGCGTGGCCGCCCTCAACATGTGGATGGAGGGCGACACCGACGCCAAGATGCAGCGCACCGCCGGCCGCCCGATTCCGGCCGGCATCATCATGCCCGGCTCGGCGTTTGTTGTCGGTTGGGTGCTGTGCATCGCCGGCCTCGCCGTGTTGTTCAAGCTGGTGAACGGGATGTCGGCCTTCCTCGCCCTCGCCACCATCGTCGCCTACCTCGCGATCTATACGCCGGCCAAGCGCTGGTCGCGGTGGAACACCGAGCTCGGCGCGATCAGCGGCGCCCTGCCCCCGCTCATCGGCTGGGCCGCCGCCGGCCGCTCGAATCCCGCGCTGGGCTGGACGATGTTCGCCATCCTCTTCACCTGGCAGATGCCGCATTTCTTCGCCCTCGCCTGGACCTACCGCAAGGACTACGCCGCCGCCGGCATGCCCATGCTCTCCGTGGTGGACCCGAGCGGCCGCAAGGTCTCGCGCTGGACCTTCATCTGGACCGTGTTGCTGGTCGCCTCCAGCCTGATGCCGACGCTGCTCGGCTATTGCACCTGGTACTATGGCACGGCCGCCGCCCTTCTCGGCCTATGGTTCCTGCGCGCGGCCTTCCTATTCCTCGACCCGGCGAAGCGTGAGACGCTGGCCCGCCGCGTGTTCCTGATTTCCATCGCCTACCTGCCGCTGCTGCTGACCGCGCTCGTGGCCGACCGGATGATTTTCAAACTGTAG
- a CDS encoding DUF420 domain-containing protein, which produces MTVQDIPTFNAALNATATVLISAGYVLIKQGKREAHRAVMLSAGVVSALFLVGYVAHKILVRGVHTPFGAESPALRGIYYTMLLTHIVLAIAIAYLVPKTFAIALKGDFERHKRWAKITFPLWLYVSVTGVLVYFFLYQWWPATPAG; this is translated from the coding sequence ATGACCGTCCAAGACATCCCCACCTTCAATGCCGCGCTCAACGCCACGGCCACCGTGCTGATCAGCGCCGGCTACGTGCTCATCAAGCAGGGCAAACGTGAGGCGCACCGCGCCGTGATGCTTTCGGCCGGCGTCGTGTCGGCCCTCTTCCTCGTCGGCTACGTGGCCCACAAGATCCTGGTCCGGGGCGTGCACACGCCCTTCGGCGCCGAGAGCCCGGCCTTGCGCGGGATCTACTACACGATGCTGCTCACGCACATCGTGCTGGCCATCGCCATCGCCTACCTCGTGCCCAAGACCTTCGCCATCGCCCTCAAGGGCGATTTCGAACGCCACAAGCGCTGGGCCAAGATCACGTTTCCGCTCTGGTTGTACGTGTCCGTGACCGGCGTGCTGGTCTATTTCTTCCTCTACCAGTGGTGGCCGGCCACGCCGGCGGGGTGA
- a CDS encoding plastocyanin/azurin family copper-binding protein has translation MKKIHAFPLLLCALVLTGCGKKEETTAAAPAASSATPTAPAAPAPAVIEITANDSMKFNLTRFEVTAGQDVKVIFTNLGTMPKVAMGHNLIILKKDADVKAYADAAVMAAATEYAPAAKADQVIAHTKLLGPKQSDEITFKAPTEPGEYPFLCSFPAHFLSGMKGVMVVK, from the coding sequence ATGAAGAAAATCCACGCTTTCCCCCTCCTCTTGTGCGCCCTGGTCCTCACCGGTTGTGGCAAGAAGGAAGAGACCACCGCCGCCGCCCCGGCCGCCTCCAGCGCGACCCCGACTGCCCCCGCCGCCCCGGCCCCCGCCGTGATCGAGATCACCGCCAACGACAGCATGAAGTTCAACCTGACCCGGTTCGAGGTCACCGCCGGCCAGGACGTGAAGGTCATCTTCACCAACCTGGGCACCATGCCCAAGGTCGCCATGGGCCACAACCTGATCATCCTGAAGAAGGATGCCGACGTGAAGGCCTACGCCGATGCCGCCGTGATGGCCGCCGCCACCGAGTACGCCCCCGCGGCCAAGGCCGATCAGGTCATCGCGCACACGAAGCTCCTCGGGCCCAAGCAGAGCGACGAAATCACCTTCAAGGCCCCCACCGAGCCCGGTGAGTACCCCTTCCTCTGCTCCTTCCCGGCCCACTTCCTGTCGGGCATGAAGGGCGTGATGGTGGTGAAGTAA
- the coxB gene encoding cytochrome c oxidase subunit II, whose translation MTRTRSATRPLLRYTAVLAAGLALLLLSGCKLAEVFSLSGPQSTMVTAGPVAKTQWDLFMVTVYVTTFIFVITGAVLAYAQIKFRAKSEADEHAEVPAEAGHGNPFVEIGLIAGSVALLVIIAIPTVQGIWYTHDVPEAEKGSAIEINATGYQWWFKFEYPSEMVAQPFGGEAPLVTGNELVVPAGTPVRVNLRTIDVIHSFWIPKLAGKVDMMPNRANHLWFKADKPGYFYGQCAEYCGESHAIMKFRVIALSLSDYVKWVENQKQAARTVTAQSLAAATVNEQPKASFAGLSSTSPGSTFGSSPQFDTDPFAGWQAKQRLDAGEDAGLIATGRKLFADKTCITCHTVRGHEGIGITGPDLTHVGARTSIAAGVLENSAERLHQWIKDPEFFKPGNKMYHGGYIDVQTKQPKFTLTDTEIDALVAYLHSLK comes from the coding sequence ATGACCCGCACACGCTCCGCCACCCGCCCCCTTTTGCGTTACACCGCCGTCCTCGCCGCCGGCCTCGCCCTCCTGCTCCTCTCGGGCTGCAAACTGGCCGAGGTCTTCAGCCTCAGCGGCCCCCAGTCCACCATGGTGACCGCCGGTCCCGTGGCCAAGACGCAGTGGGACCTCTTCATGGTCACCGTCTACGTGACCACGTTTATCTTCGTCATCACCGGCGCCGTCCTCGCCTACGCGCAGATCAAGTTCCGCGCCAAGTCCGAGGCCGACGAACACGCCGAGGTGCCCGCCGAGGCCGGCCACGGCAATCCCTTCGTCGAGATCGGCCTCATCGCCGGCTCCGTCGCCCTCCTCGTCATCATCGCCATCCCCACCGTCCAGGGCATCTGGTACACCCACGACGTCCCCGAGGCGGAAAAAGGAAGCGCGATCGAGATCAACGCCACCGGCTACCAGTGGTGGTTCAAGTTTGAGTATCCTTCCGAGATGGTCGCCCAGCCCTTCGGCGGCGAGGCGCCCCTCGTCACGGGCAACGAGCTGGTCGTCCCGGCCGGCACCCCGGTCCGCGTCAACCTCCGCACCATCGACGTCATCCACAGCTTCTGGATCCCGAAGCTGGCCGGCAAGGTGGACATGATGCCCAACCGCGCCAACCACCTCTGGTTCAAGGCGGACAAGCCCGGCTACTTCTACGGCCAGTGCGCCGAGTATTGCGGCGAGTCGCACGCCATCATGAAATTCCGCGTCATCGCCCTTTCGCTCTCCGACTACGTGAAGTGGGTCGAGAACCAGAAGCAGGCCGCCCGCACCGTCACGGCCCAGTCCCTCGCCGCCGCCACGGTGAACGAGCAGCCCAAGGCCTCGTTCGCCGGCCTGAGCAGCACCAGCCCCGGCAGCACCTTCGGCAGCTCCCCGCAGTTCGATACCGACCCGTTCGCGGGCTGGCAGGCCAAGCAACGGCTCGATGCCGGCGAGGACGCCGGCCTGATCGCCACCGGCCGCAAGCTTTTCGCCGACAAGACCTGCATCACCTGCCATACCGTCCGCGGCCATGAGGGCATCGGCATCACCGGCCCTGACCTCACCCATGTCGGCGCCCGCACCTCGATCGCCGCCGGCGTCCTCGAGAATTCCGCCGAGCGCCTCCACCAGTGGATCAAGGACCCCGAGTTCTTCAAACCCGGCAACAAGATGTACCATGGCGGTTACATCGACGTGCAGACCAAGCAGCCGAAGTTCACCCTCACGGACACCGAGATCGACGCCCTGGTCGCCTACCTCCACAGCCTGAAGTAA
- the ctaD gene encoding cytochrome c oxidase subunit I → MAQAIAKSDYTGKPHAPAAPKQTFELIARPTAKTGLVGWLTTVDHKKIGMMYGGFAIMFFLIGGLEALMIRTQLMVPNNRFISAQLYNELFTMHGTTMIFLAVMPLNAAFFNLLIPLMIGARDVAFPRLNTFSLWVWVVGAILLNVGWLTHFSDAFKGFGGAPDIGWFGYAPLTSKIFTPDISTDLWVLGLQVLGLSSIVASLNFIVTIINMRAPGLTMMRLPVFVWMSLVTSFLLILALPAIAIALIEVMMDRNFGTSFFEVSGGGQPILWQHLFWVFGHPEVYILILPPMGYVSEILPTFSRKPLFGYPIVVFSGVAIGFIGFGVWSHHMFTTGMGTIATAAFALATMAIAVPTGVKIFNWIGTLWGGRIVTRTPMLFALGFIWMFMLGGFSGIMHSAAPADAQQQDSYFVIAHFHYVLIGGATFALLAAIHFWFPKFFGRMVPEFWGKLSFWIIFTGFNATFFPMHFLGLNGMPRRTWTYDANMGWNQGNMFATWGAYLLGVGIFTYFAVLIWSLFKGQKCGNDPWDARTLEWSIPSPPPEHNFDAIPTVHARDGWWYEKTHKEEIAKEKAAHMQAEESHGGIHMPDQSWYPLVASIGLLIATYNFAQLRYPVTMFGNQVLASHLPLAITGGVIMVLGLYLWSLEGPGGYHLHIDKDGKVKESRGGAH, encoded by the coding sequence ATGGCCCAAGCCATCGCCAAATCCGACTACACGGGCAAGCCGCACGCCCCCGCTGCCCCGAAGCAGACCTTCGAGCTCATCGCCCGCCCCACCGCCAAGACCGGCCTCGTGGGCTGGCTGACCACCGTCGATCACAAGAAGATCGGCATGATGTACGGCGGCTTCGCCATCATGTTCTTCCTCATCGGCGGCCTGGAGGCCCTCATGATCCGCACCCAGCTCATGGTGCCGAACAACCGCTTCATCAGCGCCCAGCTCTACAACGAGCTGTTCACGATGCACGGCACCACGATGATCTTCCTCGCGGTCATGCCCCTGAACGCCGCGTTCTTCAACCTGCTCATCCCGCTGATGATCGGTGCGCGCGACGTCGCCTTCCCCCGCCTCAACACCTTCTCGCTCTGGGTCTGGGTCGTCGGCGCCATCCTGCTGAACGTCGGCTGGCTGACCCACTTCAGCGACGCCTTCAAGGGCTTCGGCGGCGCCCCGGACATCGGCTGGTTCGGCTACGCCCCGCTCACCTCCAAGATCTTCACCCCTGACATCTCGACCGACCTCTGGGTGCTCGGCCTCCAGGTCCTCGGCCTCTCCTCGATCGTCGCCTCCCTGAACTTCATCGTCACGATCATCAACATGCGCGCCCCGGGCCTCACCATGATGCGCCTGCCGGTGTTCGTCTGGATGTCGCTCGTCACCAGCTTTCTCCTCATCCTCGCCCTGCCCGCCATCGCCATCGCCCTGATCGAGGTCATGATGGACCGCAACTTCGGCACCAGCTTCTTCGAGGTCTCCGGCGGCGGCCAGCCCATCCTCTGGCAGCACCTGTTCTGGGTGTTCGGCCACCCCGAGGTGTACATCCTGATCCTCCCCCCGATGGGCTACGTCTCCGAGATCCTGCCCACCTTCTCGCGCAAGCCGCTCTTCGGCTACCCGATCGTGGTCTTCTCCGGCGTCGCCATCGGCTTCATCGGCTTCGGCGTGTGGAGCCACCACATGTTCACCACCGGCATGGGCACGATCGCCACCGCCGCCTTCGCCCTCGCCACCATGGCCATCGCGGTGCCGACCGGCGTCAAGATCTTCAACTGGATCGGCACCCTCTGGGGCGGCCGCATCGTCACCCGCACGCCCATGCTGTTCGCCCTCGGCTTCATCTGGATGTTCATGCTCGGCGGCTTCTCCGGCATCATGCACTCCGCCGCCCCGGCCGACGCCCAGCAGCAGGACAGCTACTTCGTCATCGCCCACTTCCACTACGTGCTGATCGGCGGCGCCACCTTCGCGCTGCTCGCTGCCATCCACTTCTGGTTCCCGAAGTTCTTCGGCCGGATGGTGCCCGAGTTCTGGGGCAAGCTCAGCTTCTGGATCATCTTCACCGGCTTCAACGCCACGTTCTTCCCGATGCACTTCCTCGGCCTGAACGGCATGCCCCGCCGCACCTGGACCTACGACGCCAACATGGGCTGGAACCAAGGCAACATGTTCGCCACCTGGGGCGCCTACCTGCTCGGCGTCGGCATCTTCACCTACTTCGCCGTCCTCATCTGGAGCCTCTTCAAGGGCCAGAAGTGCGGCAACGACCCCTGGGACGCCCGCACCCTCGAGTGGTCCATCCCCTCGCCCCCGCCGGAGCACAACTTCGACGCCATCCCGACCGTCCACGCCCGCGACGGCTGGTGGTATGAGAAGACCCACAAGGAGGAGATCGCCAAGGAGAAGGCCGCCCACATGCAGGCCGAGGAATCCCATGGCGGCATCCACATGCCCGACCAATCCTGGTACCCGCTCGTCGCCTCGATCGGCCTGCTCATCGCCACCTACAACTTCGCCCAGCTGCGCTACCCGGTCACGATGTTCGGCAACCAGGTACTCGCCTCCCACCTCCCGCTGGCCATCACCGGCGGCGTGATCATGGTGCTCGGCCTCTACCTCTGG